From the genome of Nitrospirota bacterium, one region includes:
- a CDS encoding quinone oxidoreductase, translating to MMHAVVVAHTGGPEVLVWREVPVPEPGPGEVRVRHSAVGLNFIDVYHRRGLYPLPSFPTVLGVEAAGRVEAVGAEVSEPAVGDRVVYAGGPTGAYSEARVLPAERLIKLPDAIDDQRAAAMMLKGMTAEYLLRRTFRVEPGQTVLIHAAAGGVGVIACQWAKALGATVIGTVGTEEKAKLAAEHGCDHPIVTSREDFVERVKTITRGRGVPVVYDSVGKDTLMRSLDCLAPRGMMVSFGQASGMVPPLDITVLSAKGSLYLTRPTLFHYTATRAELQTSAAALFDAVLKGAVRITVGQTYPLRDAARAHADLEARRTVGSTVLIP from the coding sequence ATGATGCACGCCGTCGTCGTCGCGCACACGGGCGGGCCGGAGGTCTTGGTCTGGCGTGAGGTTCCTGTACCGGAACCGGGACCGGGCGAGGTGCGGGTACGACACAGCGCGGTCGGCCTGAACTTTATCGACGTCTACCATCGCCGCGGCCTCTACCCGTTACCGTCCTTTCCCACCGTGTTGGGGGTGGAGGCGGCGGGCAGGGTCGAGGCCGTTGGAGCCGAGGTCAGCGAGCCAGCGGTCGGGGACCGTGTGGTCTACGCGGGTGGCCCGACCGGCGCGTACAGCGAAGCGCGCGTGCTCCCCGCTGAGCGACTCATCAAACTGCCGGACGCAATCGACGATCAACGCGCTGCGGCGATGATGCTCAAGGGCATGACCGCCGAGTACTTGTTGCGGCGGACGTTTCGAGTGGAGCCCGGCCAAACGGTGCTCATTCACGCCGCGGCCGGAGGGGTCGGGGTGATTGCGTGCCAGTGGGCCAAAGCTCTCGGTGCCACCGTGATCGGTACGGTGGGAACCGAGGAGAAGGCCAAGCTCGCCGCCGAACACGGGTGCGACCACCCGATCGTGACGTCCCGCGAGGATTTCGTCGAACGGGTCAAGACGATCACCCGCGGGCGGGGCGTTCCGGTCGTCTACGACTCGGTCGGCAAGGACACCCTGATGCGATCGCTCGACTGTCTGGCCCCTCGCGGGATGATGGTGAGCTTTGGTCAGGCCTCGGGCATGGTGCCGCCGTTGGACATCACGGTGTTGTCCGCCAAAGGCTCGCTGTATCTCACCCGTCCCACCCTCTTCCACTACACGGCCACGCGGGCGGAGCTCCAAACCAGCGCCGCCGCGTTGTTTGACGCGGTTCTGAAGGGCGCGGTGCGCATTACGGTCGGACAGACGTACCCATTGCGCGACGCCGCGCGGGCGCACGCGGACCTGGAAGCGCGCCGCACGGTGGGATCAACGGTGCTCATCCCGTGA
- a CDS encoding TetR family transcriptional regulator C-terminal domain-containing protein: MIRTDISEKGERTRRRIIDTARVLFHARGYTNTSMDDIVRKSRVTKGNLYYYFSSKEALGHAVVDETIAEQFEAGPVPTDGDPVRQIIAMFHRSERALAEERCKGGCLFGNLALEVSDLHDGLRRKLDRAFSAWEERVATVLESGVRDGVLTPDLDPKATARFLVATLEGGILLAKVKRNVAALKACTAMVERLLGSLRA, from the coding sequence ATGATCAGGACGGACATCAGCGAGAAAGGTGAGCGCACGCGGCGGCGAATCATCGATACCGCTCGCGTACTGTTCCACGCCCGTGGATACACCAATACCAGCATGGACGACATCGTGAGGAAGTCCCGCGTAACCAAAGGCAACCTCTACTACTATTTTTCGAGTAAGGAAGCCCTTGGGCACGCGGTGGTGGACGAGACGATCGCGGAACAGTTTGAGGCCGGGCCGGTGCCGACCGACGGCGACCCGGTGCGGCAAATTATCGCCATGTTTCACCGCTCCGAGCGAGCATTGGCTGAGGAGCGGTGCAAGGGCGGGTGTCTGTTCGGCAACTTGGCTTTGGAGGTCTCGGATCTGCATGACGGGCTGCGCCGGAAGCTGGATCGAGCGTTTTCCGCGTGGGAAGAGCGCGTCGCGACCGTATTGGAGTCCGGCGTTCGGGACGGCGTTCTGACTCCCGATCTCGATCCGAAAGCCACGGCCCGGTTCCTGGTGGCGACGTTGGAGGGCGGGATCCTGCTCGCCAAGGTGAAACGAAACGTGGCTGCCCTGAAGGCGTGCACCGCTATGGTGGAGCGTCTGCTGGGGAGCCTGAGGGCGTAG
- a CDS encoding FIST N-terminal domain-containing protein: protein MLKAGVGASIDKSTISAATAAAREAMARAGLFQADFALVFATIPHAALYPRMLERIAEITRTRHVVGCSAMGIVTSDGEVEDEPAIAVLVLASDTVMATPFLIRSLRQQGGLAARRMSGMLANTRSSRDLLMLFPDTLTLQAGPFLDGLRRTWPGVAAVGGGASENGTHMHTYQWCGTEVASDSVCGALFSGGVSRAIGHTIACHPVADPLLVTRAEGNVIYELGGRPAYEVFTYLLREWAITDLRTAASMILLGFPCDPSQTCLLPGEYYVRNIHGVDPHEGSLLAGSPVREGQVVSFTVRDAANARRDMENMVEELSRVCSGRPPGFGVYFNCCGRGTALYGHANVDLEIIRRQFADLPVIGFFTYAEIGPTADGSCLHNYTGVLTLIGEA from the coding sequence ATGCTCAAAGCTGGCGTCGGCGCCTCGATCGACAAGTCCACCATCTCCGCGGCCACCGCCGCGGCGCGAGAAGCCATGGCCCGAGCCGGTCTGTTCCAGGCCGACTTCGCGCTCGTTTTTGCCACGATCCCCCACGCCGCCCTCTATCCTCGGATGCTCGAACGCATCGCGGAAATCACCCGCACGCGTCACGTGGTCGGGTGCAGCGCCATGGGGATCGTGACGTCCGACGGCGAAGTGGAGGATGAGCCCGCGATCGCGGTCTTGGTTCTCGCCTCGGACACGGTGATGGCGACCCCGTTCCTGATCCGCTCGCTTCGCCAACAGGGAGGGCTCGCCGCCAGGCGGATGTCGGGCATGTTGGCCAACACCAGGTCCTCGCGTGACCTCCTGATGCTGTTCCCCGACACCCTCACGCTGCAGGCCGGCCCGTTTCTCGACGGGCTTCGCCGGACGTGGCCCGGCGTGGCGGCCGTGGGTGGTGGGGCTTCTGAGAACGGCACGCACATGCATACCTACCAGTGGTGCGGCACCGAGGTGGCTTCGGACTCGGTTTGCGGCGCGCTCTTTTCCGGAGGGGTGAGCCGTGCGATCGGGCACACGATCGCCTGTCATCCGGTCGCGGACCCGCTGCTCGTCACGCGCGCCGAAGGCAACGTGATCTATGAGCTGGGCGGGCGCCCCGCCTACGAAGTCTTTACTTACCTCCTTCGCGAATGGGCCATCACGGACCTACGCACCGCGGCAAGCATGATCCTGCTGGGATTCCCGTGCGACCCGAGTCAGACGTGTTTGCTCCCCGGAGAGTACTACGTCCGCAACATCCACGGGGTGGACCCGCACGAGGGCTCTCTGCTCGCGGGCTCGCCGGTACGAGAAGGTCAGGTGGTTTCCTTCACGGTCCGCGACGCGGCCAACGCCCGTCGCGACATGGAGAATATGGTGGAGGAGCTGTCCAGGGTGTGCTCGGGACGGCCACCTGGCTTCGGGGTGTATTTCAACTGCTGCGGCCGCGGAACGGCTCTGTACGGACACGCCAACGTCGATCTGGAGATCATTCGCCGCCAGTTCGCGGATCTTCCGGTCATTGGCTTCTTTACCTACGCCGAAATCGGGCCCACCGCCGACGGCTCGTGCCTGCACAACTACACCGGCGTGCTCACCCTGATCGGCGAGGCGTGA
- a CDS encoding M14 family metallocarboxypeptidase — protein MNEPAPDAHAARSYDAWHTRWLDAASRWPGLLIEVLGSVGPPPAPLPLLSVRISSTDPDRTPRRVAITAGIHGDEPAGVEAVTQLLETPREWAPLLAPFDVTIFPCANPTGFTRNHRTNGDGIDLNRTFDQVHPPSETAWIKARIAPDGVHGAFDAAIELHEDSDGEGFYLYELAEGPPYVGDHVVEAVTSFVAIDPRPLIEGFPAKRGVIRFDPGTLPAAPSDGWPQALYSFRAGIATCLTLETPSTRLPIERRADILLAALKAALANHGRWSAAR, from the coding sequence GTGAACGAACCCGCGCCGGATGCTCACGCGGCGCGGTCCTATGACGCGTGGCACACCCGATGGCTGGATGCGGCGTCCCGGTGGCCGGGCCTCTTGATCGAGGTGCTCGGCTCGGTCGGGCCACCCCCCGCACCGCTGCCCTTACTCTCGGTCCGGATCTCATCCACCGACCCTGATCGAACGCCCCGCCGGGTGGCCATTACCGCCGGTATCCACGGCGACGAACCCGCCGGGGTAGAAGCGGTCACGCAGTTGCTCGAAACTCCCCGGGAGTGGGCGCCTCTCCTGGCACCGTTTGACGTCACCATCTTCCCGTGCGCGAACCCGACGGGGTTCACCCGAAATCACCGCACGAACGGCGACGGCATCGACCTCAACCGGACGTTCGATCAGGTCCATCCGCCGTCGGAGACGGCGTGGATCAAGGCCCGCATCGCGCCGGACGGCGTGCACGGGGCATTTGATGCCGCGATCGAGCTCCACGAAGACAGCGATGGGGAGGGGTTCTACCTCTACGAGCTCGCCGAGGGGCCGCCGTACGTCGGAGACCACGTGGTCGAGGCGGTCACGTCGTTCGTCGCCATCGACCCGCGCCCGCTCATCGAAGGGTTCCCGGCCAAGCGCGGCGTCATCAGATTCGATCCCGGCACGCTGCCGGCCGCGCCTTCTGACGGCTGGCCGCAGGCACTCTACAGTTTTCGCGCCGGGATCGCGACGTGCCTCACCCTGGAGACCCCGTCGACGAGGTTGCCGATCGAGCGGCGGGCCGACATTCTCCTCGCCGCGCTCAAGGCCGCCCTCGCAAACCACGGGCGCTGGTCGGCGGCGCGGTAA
- the ispH gene encoding 4-hydroxy-3-methylbut-2-enyl diphosphate reductase produces the protein MEVEVAHHSGFCYGVKEAIKLATETAEGSDRPTVTLGPLIHNPQEIDRLNREYGIERIDSLDGLTDANVVIRAHGVPPEYFDRAAAQDLTVVDATCRFVTDVQNAAVDYCRKGYPLYVVGEPRHPEIIGILGHAKRAYPDAEIHVVEQVEEILARNPERAAVVFQTTHDYAKYKLLERHIKERKLPWKIKNTICGATKSNQYSADELARRVDIMIVIGGKNSGNTRRLMELCESHTQARHVETAEELNPAWFSGVNKVGVTAGASTPQWVVDQVVEAIEAL, from the coding sequence GTGGAGGTTGAGGTAGCCCACCATTCGGGATTCTGTTACGGGGTCAAGGAGGCGATCAAGCTCGCCACCGAAACCGCCGAAGGATCGGACCGGCCCACCGTGACCCTGGGCCCATTGATCCACAACCCGCAGGAAATCGACCGGCTCAATCGTGAGTACGGAATCGAGCGCATCGATTCGCTCGACGGACTGACCGACGCGAACGTGGTCATCCGGGCCCACGGCGTGCCGCCCGAGTACTTCGATCGCGCGGCGGCGCAGGACCTCACCGTCGTCGACGCCACGTGTCGGTTCGTCACCGACGTCCAAAATGCGGCGGTCGACTATTGCCGGAAGGGCTACCCGTTGTACGTGGTGGGAGAACCGCGCCACCCTGAGATCATCGGCATCCTGGGGCACGCGAAACGGGCGTACCCGGACGCGGAGATTCATGTCGTCGAGCAGGTGGAGGAGATTCTCGCTCGGAATCCCGAACGGGCGGCGGTGGTGTTCCAGACCACGCACGACTACGCCAAGTACAAGCTCCTGGAGCGGCACATCAAGGAGCGAAAGCTGCCGTGGAAGATCAAGAACACGATCTGCGGCGCGACCAAGAGCAATCAGTACTCCGCCGACGAGCTCGCCAGACGGGTGGACATCATGATCGTCATCGGCGGCAAAAACAGCGGCAACACCCGTCGCCTGATGGAATTGTGCGAGAGCCATACGCAGGCTCGGCACGTCGAGACCGCGGAGGAACTGAACCCCGCGTGGTTCTCCGGCGTCAACAAAGTCGGCGTCACGGCGGGAGCCTCTACTCCGCAATGGGTCGTGGACCAGGTGGTGGAAGCCATCGAGGCGCTGTAG